The Cylindrospermum stagnale PCC 7417 genome segment CATTGGAGTCGGCGATTAAGTTCACCAAGGCATCAATGGCAGTTTGGTTACCAGGGTCAATTTTCCCTAAGCTAGATGCTGCTTTGTATTTGCTAGAGTTATCCACATTGGAGTCGGCGATTAAGTTCACCAAGGCATCAATGGCTGTTGCGCGTTCTGTTTGTAGGAGTGCTGCTTTTGCTCCGTCTGCAATTGGGTCAAGAAATTTCACTTTATATTTAGCAATATCGAACTCACCAAAGCACCATTTAAGGATTTGCTTAACTATCTCGTTTGCTTTGGAATATTTAAACTCTGTAATACCCGCAGCAGCAATAAAATAAGCTCTAAATTTATAATATCCATGAAGTAAGACATGGATATTGCTCCAATCTCCACATTGATCATCAAATTCTACCAACGCTTTAATAAACGCCTCTTTCTCTCCCAGCTTTACATCTTCTCTTCCCAACCACAGCAAAATTACTTCTTTCCACTGCGGTTCAAAAATGCGGTAAACACCTTGCGTAGGTTTGTTGGGAATATGTTTAAAAAACTCGCGCCAATCATTAACCTTTAACGCTGCAAAATATTCCTGAAAGTTGGGATGAAAGAAAGCATAAACTTCTTCATCATTTCCCGCTAACCTGTCTACTAAATTCAACCAACCAACATCACAAGCTAATTTAAACAGCTTTTCACCCATTTGTTGCCGCGCTAAACTCCGCCTCAAGCGAAATCTAGCCGCACTGTTAATACCTGCAAAAGCCAATTTACTTAAAGCCTTGTGTAATTCATCCTTCAAATCATCAGAGTTAATCAGTTCAGTAAGTTGTTCAGGTTTCCATTCATAGAAATAGCGAGTAAATCTCTGATAAAGTGCGGCTTTAGTTTCTGGTAATTCTCCTTGGTCATCCAGATAGAAAGTTTGACACAACAGCGCCAACCGCAAAGGATTTGTTACCAATTTACAGATTTTTTCATATTTAGTTTCTTTTAATTTCGCATTGAGTTCTTCACCGCGCTGTTGCCGTTCAGCACAGGTAAACCATTGCTGAATGAAGTCGTCAATTTGTTCTGGTTTAAACTCTTGAGTTTTATAGGTGTCAAAACCTGTAAGTGTATTATTAACATTAGTATCCCAAACATTTAACCGACAAGTCAGCACCACCCGCGCTTGTCTCAGCCATTCTGTGAGTTCATTATTAATTTTGCTTAATGCTTGGATAGGAGAATTTTCACCCATTTCATCCACGCCATCTAACAGCAGCCAAATCCCTCCTTTGTTAAAGCGTTCGATTAACTGATTTTCAATTTCTGGAGTAACGACAACTTTAACTAATTTCATGGCTTGAGGCAGCCATATTTTGAGTAAATAGTTTTCAATAGTCTTCCCTTGCAAGTTAGCCAGGGATATAAAGATGGGTAAATCTTCAGTTTTATCTTTAATAAAAGAGGCGATTTTAGTTAATAAAGTTGTCTTACCTGCACCTGGTTCTCCGATGATGGCAATATGCTTGTGATTTCCGGCTGGTTTTTGTCCAATCACTTGTTGAAGAAAGTCGTCATGTTCATAAGTTTTGACAATGACTTCTTTCTCTAATGCATAGGGATTTGCTTGTTCTTGTTCACCTCGGCGTTGCTGCTGTTTGCGTTCCACCAGTCCTAAAGGAACATAAACATTGACTTCAGATCCTTTCTCTGTGGCTTTGTGTCTGAGTTTTGCATCTTCTTGCTGCTTTTCCAGCCTTTTGTGGCAAATATCACGCCAGTCAAACTTTGCTTTTGCAACTTCAGCAGTCTTTGGATTATTTTGATCAATAGCTTCTAAGCCTTTCGACTTGGAACTTTTATTAAGTTCCCATAGTTTCTTAAATTCTTCGTGGTTCTTTTGTTTGTCAAAACTCCAAAGCTTCAGCGCAAACTTCCCTATCTCCGAACCTTGATTTTGGTTTAAACGCCTGTCATCCCAAATATTTAATTCATGTTTACCTAGCAGATGAATTACTGTGGTAATTTCGTGCGGTTTTAACTTGGTGTATGTTTTGAGATATCTCCGCTCTGTATCTACCACCAACTCAGGCCTGTCAGTATTTTTTTTCTCCCAGTGGATTTTAATATCTGGGAAATTCTCAGGCTGCGGCTCAAGAGTTAGTAATGCTTCTATAAAGCACCAGACACGGTTTCTAATATCAGTCCCTCTTGTTACCTTCGCCATTAGACCAGCATCGAGAATTTATAAATAAGTTTGGGGCTACCCCGACTTTGAGATACCACCCCAAACTTATATATTCATGATTATAAGAGTTTTGCCCCTGTAGCTGGAATTTGCTTTGTCTCACCACCCCAAAGAGAAGCTATATCCAACAATTCCTTGAGGTGGAAAGAAATGAAACTCAACCAAAAACTTCGCCAAAGAATCATTACAGGCTTGTTAGTTGTAAAGGTAACACTTACGGGTATCGAAGCTACAGACCGCATTCAACAAGGTGACTCGGTGACAGAAACGCTGATTTGGCTAATTAATCAGTGCATCCCGGTACTGCAACACATTAGCCACCGAGAGGAGGAAGGGAAAGAAGGCGATGGGTTACGTCCCGGTGGAAGCGATGGGCTACGCCCCGCCAAAGGCGATCGCAATTCTACCAAAGAATAAACTCATAGGATTTACTTCCTTTGGAAATTCATCCTAATTTTGGGCTTTTTTAATGGTGTTTTGATGCGTCAGGGGACGCATCCTACCTGTAGTTTTGATGCCCAGCTTGTAGTAAGGGCTTCAGCCCTTATTTTGAGGACTAAAGTCCTCACTACAAACTAAGTCCTAATATTGTCTAGTTGAGTATTCCCCAAAAAAATGGAGGTAGTTGCAAACTACCCCCTAACAAATCACATTTGGAAAAATTAGAAATTGCTTTGACAGCAGACTATCAGCCGCTCAAATATATCGTCAAAACCACTCCTAAAATAATCGAACCACCACCAAGGATGAATGACCAGAAGCGATGATAACTGTTGACAGTGGTGCCGTTTTCACTTTCAAGTTGAATTAAATCCATCCAAGGTGCAACCCCACGACGGAACCAACCCATAGCCCCGACTTGTTGACCAATTAAACTCTGCACTCGCTTCATGCCAAACAGAAAGTTGCCGAGGGGGCCAAACCGTGAGGCGTAATGTAAATAAAGCATTCCGCTGGGGTCTTGAATTTTTAAGTCGGAACCAAACTTATAACCGGAGTCACCACGACCAATAAGTTGTCCTTCCAGTTTTGCAGGTTGTCCGCGCAAGGGACTGGCATAAGGGTCTGACATCAAGGTGAGAATGTCAGTTGCTGGTGCTTGCATATAGTTGGGAAACATCACAAAGGCTTTGATAAGAATTCCTATTCCTAAGCCGATGAATGGCGCACCAAAGATTAAGCCGGAAGCGGGGGAAGCTGACCAGAGTATCGCACCCAAAACCAAGCCAGCGAAGAAACCGATGGTTTCAGCACCATACAGCACTACATCTAACAAGAAGTTGCCGTAAAGCTTACTCTTATTCAGGGTTTTGCCTTCGCCGATAACTCGTCCCATATCGAATTCAGTCGCTAAACCGAGTTGTTCGGAGTATGTGCTGAGGGCACGGACTCGTTTACCAGTCAGGGGATGGGTGGAATTTAACTCCATCCACCAACCCCAAGGGTTAAACATATCCCACAAAAAGACGCGACCAATTTTTTGTGGGTCGGAGGCAATGCGGTAAGCTGTACCGGTGGAAGCTGCTGCTTTTGCATCATAGATGCCCAAGGCGCGAGTGCCTTCTATCAACCGGCTGGGTTCTTGTGCCCGGGAACCTTCTTCTAAAATTCCGTAGGCAATTTTTACTAAAGCGCGGGATAGTGCATTGGGGTTGCCGGTGCTTTCGGCGGCGAAGTGGTCGGCAAAGTATTCTCTGGTGCGGGAGAGGTACAGCAACAGGTAAGTACCAATGGTATAAAACACATAAGCAACTAAACTAGCAGCTTGCAAAGCATCTTTAATTTTGTTATCGCCACCGCCACGACCAAGTCTGCTGGCTGTGCTGTAAATCAGGTAGCAT includes the following:
- a CDS encoding M48 family metalloprotease codes for the protein MSLQSGLDAFQQGRYQEAVQLLEQFLRNCVDHNSPDYLTAQMWLMKAYQGTGDIEKATSLWQKLINSENPQIRSWAEQSRESLPQQTPTQSSSFQKAGRAATTGVALAMGGVGGSLALASGVTIALLLGMVLALGLSLVFIIGSNDPLTGLAIAIAITLIFSLASFFLSPFIMDLSQGWLYQTRWVDLAEVEALSPETAKTLRNICQQKNLKIPRLGIINDQNPTAFTYGSLPNSARLVVSQGLFTYLDDDEIATVYAHELGHIVHWDFAVMTAASTLVQICYLIYSTASRLGRGGGDNKIKDALQAASLVAYVFYTIGTYLLLYLSRTREYFADHFAAESTGNPNALSRALVKIAYGILEEGSRAQEPSRLIEGTRALGIYDAKAAASTGTAYRIASDPQKIGRVFLWDMFNPWGWWMELNSTHPLTGKRVRALSTYSEQLGLATEFDMGRVIGEGKTLNKSKLYGNFLLDVVLYGAETIGFFAGLVLGAILWSASPASGLIFGAPFIGLGIGILIKAFVMFPNYMQAPATDILTLMSDPYASPLRGQPAKLEGQLIGRGDSGYKFGSDLKIQDPSGMLYLHYASRFGPLGNFLFGMKRVQSLIGQQVGAMGWFRRGVAPWMDLIQLESENGTTVNSYHRFWSFILGGGSIILGVVLTIYLSG
- a CDS encoding HEAT repeat domain-containing protein, coding for MAKVTRGTDIRNRVWCFIEALLTLEPQPENFPDIKIHWEKKNTDRPELVVDTERRYLKTYTKLKPHEITTVIHLLGKHELNIWDDRRLNQNQGSEIGKFALKLWSFDKQKNHEEFKKLWELNKSSKSKGLEAIDQNNPKTAEVAKAKFDWRDICHKRLEKQQEDAKLRHKATEKGSEVNVYVPLGLVERKQQQRRGEQEQANPYALEKEVIVKTYEHDDFLQQVIGQKPAGNHKHIAIIGEPGAGKTTLLTKIASFIKDKTEDLPIFISLANLQGKTIENYLLKIWLPQAMKLVKVVVTPEIENQLIERFNKGGIWLLLDGVDEMGENSPIQALSKINNELTEWLRQARVVLTCRLNVWDTNVNNTLTGFDTYKTQEFKPEQIDDFIQQWFTCAERQQRGEELNAKLKETKYEKICKLVTNPLRLALLCQTFYLDDQGELPETKAALYQRFTRYFYEWKPEQLTELINSDDLKDELHKALSKLAFAGINSAARFRLRRSLARQQMGEKLFKLACDVGWLNLVDRLAGNDEEVYAFFHPNFQEYFAALKVNDWREFFKHIPNKPTQGVYRIFEPQWKEVILLWLGREDVKLGEKEAFIKALVEFDDQCGDWSNIHVLLHGYYKFRAYFIAAAGITEFKYSKANEIVKQILKWCFGEFDIAKYKVKFLDPIADGAKAALLQTERATAIDALVNLIADSNVDNSSKYKAASSLGKIDPGNQTAIDALVNLIADSNVDDFTKRLAVSSLGKIDPGNKTAIDTLVNLIADSNVDYSTKSEAAYSLGEIGSGNKTAIDALVKLIADSNVDNFTKRHAASSLEKIGSGNKTAIDALVNFIADSNVDNSTKCQAAYSLGEIDPGNKTAIDALVNLIADSNVDDSTKYQAAYSLGEIDPGNQTAIDALVKLIADSNVDDSTKYQAAYSLGEIDPGNKTAIDALVNLIADSNVDDSTKYQAAYSLGEIDPGNKTAIDALVKLIADSNVDDSTKYQAAYSLGEIGSGNQTAIDALVKLIVDSNVDDDTKRDAASSLGKIGSGNKTAIDALVNFIADSNVDDSTKYQAASSLGEIDLGNKTAIDALVKLIADSNVDDDTKYQAVSSLEKIGSGNKTAIDALVNFIADSNVHYSTKYRAISSLGEIGSGNQTAIDALVKLIADSNVDNSTKREAASSLGNILTKEQMASVVTVLKNCLSAKIYKSNVDLFNKYYSLIWHCAQNLTYPDFYQALHAGENSENVDSPGETFTPQNLQAAVNSDRILSQSIRLICIDTSQFIDPNNPASKIYTEIVKAGCPKSEDGTPTTMTELQTYWDLLESDKPVFLVFYQGMGSQSPQLSDRILNNLSKFDKAICVISDQGIDDILNRLRSL